The Diospyros lotus cultivar Yz01 chromosome 11, ASM1463336v1, whole genome shotgun sequence region AAGCTGGAGAAGGACTCTTGATTCATGTCACTTTCAAGCTTTTTCTCACTTCTCTTTTCTGACATAGGTGACAGAAAATCACGGTTTCGTTTCTTCAGTATGGATGGTGTGCATGCAAATCTTTTTGCAGCACTCTTCAGCAAAGCATCAGGACTGTCATCCCAGGATGGTGAATCCCATAATCTAAATGGAGTGAAAGAACTCATAGATGCCATCAGTTTCCTGATACCAAGAGGACTATACTCTTGCTCCATATCATTGCCAGATTGTAGGAGATCACAACTGAAGAAAGGAAGATCCAAGCTTGTAAAACGAGGAGGCTCATAGAATAAAGCTCCTGTATCCTGCTGTTCAGTTGGCGTGGTTGGATTTTcattcattgaagaacaagttTGGAGGTTGTTTGATGGTCTACAACTGAAGACGTCTACTGGGACCAGTTTCACAGTATCTTTCACCTGAACTGGTTCATCTTGCAGACCCATGTTACCCCTGTCATTAGCAGGAGTTTCAACAGAGTCGGTGGTATAGATAAAACCATCATGTGAACTCTTTGCAAGCTCCTCTTCTTGGCTCCCATGAGAGAGATCACCAAACTGATTTGGATCATTACCAAAGAGAAGTGCATCCTCATCGGTAGGAAGATGTGAAAGAACAGAAAAAGGTTGAGACCATGAAGTTTCTGAGATCTCAGTCCTCAGGGGATCAGGAGGGATATGATGGTCTGGCTGTTTGCAAATAACTGATTCTGTGGATCCATTACAATTAGCATCATCTGGGTATTTTATAAGATTCTCAGAGAAAAAGTTCCCATCCATCACTGCATACGGGTGTATCACCCTGCAACATTCATCTTGGAATATCAATGTGTTCTCCAGTTTATCAGTTACTGACACCATGATTcccaaggaagaagaagcatcAAAACCCACAGAAGCTTGTAATGTGAAAGGTATTGCTTCATGGTTTTCATTACCACTTATGCAATTCCCAAAAAGTTCTGATGCTAGCTGCCTCATATCTGGTGAAGATATGTTAGGCATCTCACTTGAGTTCATCTTCCAACCTTGACCTGCATCTTTTCCCTCGTCATGAGTGTAATTGTGTTGAAGGACTAGGGAAGAACCACCCAATTCACAAGGTACTTCTTGCATGGAAACCGCTACTTCTTGAAAAGCCATCTGATAATTTTCAGGACATGAGGGGATGAAGCTTGGCTCCTTTCCCTGACTAGATTCTTCAGTCATCCTGCATTCTTCTCTTGCATTTGCTACTGCATCAGGCATATCAGTTTTTGATTCAGAACAACTGATTATCATTGAGCCTTGACTACATTCTGAAATTTCCTCAGCTTCTATCCCATCTTTAGGAACACTGTCGTCTCCACTGCTCTGTTGCATTGTTGAAGAAGATGAGGGCATTGGTTGGCTAGGATGGACAACATGAGGCAGACCTTGGAACTGTGCAAGTAAGCCTGATGCCAAGTATGagtctaatttctttttcacaGAACTGTTCCAATGATTTTTTATGGCATTGTCTGTCCTGATGACCATACAACAACAGATACTTCAACTCTTGTGATGGAAAATGAACATCAACATAAAGGTGCACACAATTGATAAACGGATGCAAATACAAAGCCTAACACCAGGAACAAACTcattctttggagattaaaagATGCAGAAGAAATTATATGCTAAAGCTTCAGATTTGCTAAAACAATTTAGGAACTTGTAGATCACCATCAACGAACTGATCAATATACCTTCCTGGCAAGAATTTTGTCAACTCTGCCCATTTGTTCCCATAAATTTGATGAGCGTGAATCAAGATCAATTCCTCTTCTTGTGTCCAAGCCTCCTTGTTGATATTGGGATTAAGATGATTATGCCACCTGGGAATTATAATTAATCAGTAGCAATGCATCATAAAGTCTCCAACACCAACTATAGAAGAACTACGAAACAGACGCATGCAATCAAGCTGCAGTCACTATTTCAAATGGCATCATTTGTATGACAATATAAACCATTAATGCCCCcataaatatacacacacacacac contains the following coding sequences:
- the LOC127812966 gene encoding transcription factor MYB3R-1-like, which codes for MESDRTNTTTPDGVSNCLQKKRPLHGRTSGPARRSTKGQWTAEEDEILRKAVQRFKGKNWKKIAECFKDRTDVQCLHRWQKVLNPELIKGPWCKEEDGTIIELVNKYGPRKWSTIAQHLPGRIGKQCRERWHNHLNPNINKEAWTQEEELILIHAHQIYGNKWAELTKFLPGRTDNAIKNHWNSSVKKKLDSYLASGLLAQFQGLPHVVHPSQPMPSSSSTMQQSSGDDSVPKDGIEAEEISECSQGSMIISCSESKTDMPDAVANAREECRMTEESSQGKEPSFIPSCPENYQMAFQEVAVSMQEVPCELGGSSLVLQHNYTHDEGKDAGQGWKMNSSEMPNISSPDMRQLASELFGNCISGNENHEAIPFTLQASVGFDASSSLGIMVSVTDKLENTLIFQDECCRVIHPYAVMDGNFFSENLIKYPDDANCNGSTESVICKQPDHHIPPDPLRTEISETSWSQPFSVLSHLPTDEDALLFGNDPNQFGDLSHGSQEEELAKSSHDGFIYTTDSVETPANDRGNMGLQDEPVQVKDTVKLVPVDVFSCRPSNNLQTCSSMNENPTTPTEQQDTGALFYEPPRFTSLDLPFFSCDLLQSGNDMEQEYSPLGIRKLMASMSSFTPFRLWDSPSWDDSPDALLKSAAKRFACTPSILKKRNRDFLSPMSEKRSEKKLESDMNQESFSSLARDFSRLEVMFSENGNQKESMPSPSSNQKIRSRSSTFNKENMNHGLEKESKQNILENTESDNNNNSQDKIKQWTTNLDAKPKGDCDAANRDVQQSSIVLFDNNMNDLLLFSPDRVGMKSNITPGPGNRAIRSKCSRRFEATSTECADSELSPGNLCSSIVSSPTVSGKKEKSRLITAISAQSAPSSNTMETMAASSGNDTGVENLSIFGETPFKRSMESPSAWKSPWFINSFAPSPRVDTDITIEDIGFFMSPGDRSYDAIGLMKQLSEHTAATYADAQEVLGDETPETIFKSRLSRNQKHDQEKCALQSQPENCSFLASNVLTEPRVLDFSECETPGKAKESGKFSSSISFSSPSSYLLKGCR